In Capillimicrobium parvum, a genomic segment contains:
- a CDS encoding ArsR/SmtB family transcription factor, translating into MPTSQPPVFVRKAELFRALGHPARIRILQLLRDGERTVGDLQAALDLDSSGTSQHLAALRKQDLVETRRQGTNVFYRVKDRRTLELLQLAKEILTSSLEGSRTLLQDLAGEEFEPSRSRA; encoded by the coding sequence ATGCCGACCTCGCAACCGCCGGTGTTCGTCCGCAAGGCGGAGCTGTTCCGCGCGCTGGGGCATCCGGCGCGCATCCGGATCCTCCAGCTGCTGCGCGACGGCGAGCGGACCGTGGGCGACCTGCAGGCGGCGCTCGACCTCGACTCGAGCGGCACCTCGCAGCACCTGGCGGCCCTGCGCAAGCAGGACCTCGTCGAGACGCGCCGCCAGGGCACGAACGTCTTCTACCGGGTCAAGGACCGCCGGACCCTCGAGCTGCTGCAGCTGGCCAAGGAGATCCTGACCAGCAGCCTCGAGGGCAGCCGGACGCTGCTGCAGGACCTCGCCGGGGAGGAGTTCGAGCCCTCCCGGAGCCGGGCCTGA
- the rlmN gene encoding 23S rRNA (adenine(2503)-C(2))-methyltransferase RlmN yields the protein MDLELLQQALAGQPAYRARQVWSWAARGASGYDEMTDLPAAMRARLAEDVPFSTLAVADEAVSRDGTIKTLFHTADGRPVEAVLMRYRDGRRSICVSSQSGCPLTCTFCATGRMKFGRNLTESEILDQVLHFRRIEPVDHLVFMGMGEPLLNVDNVLAAARRLPDVGITHRRTTVSTVGWLPGIGKVTGCGMPLQIAFSLHAPDDALRSELMPVNERYPLADVLAACRAHHEQTNRTVFIEYVMLAGVNDRYEQALELARLLGPGYTFKVNLIPYNPTDSVYEGSSREAIAAFEAVLTEHGVPATVRLTRGRDIAAACGQLAATR from the coding sequence ATGGACCTCGAACTCTTGCAGCAGGCGCTGGCGGGCCAGCCGGCCTACCGGGCGCGGCAGGTGTGGTCCTGGGCCGCCCGCGGCGCGAGCGGCTACGACGAGATGACCGACCTGCCCGCCGCGATGCGGGCGCGGCTGGCCGAGGACGTGCCCTTCTCGACGCTCGCCGTCGCCGACGAGGCGGTGTCACGCGACGGGACGATCAAGACGCTGTTCCACACCGCCGACGGGCGGCCAGTCGAGGCGGTGCTCATGCGCTACCGCGACGGGCGGCGCTCGATCTGCGTGTCGTCGCAGTCGGGATGTCCGCTGACGTGCACCTTCTGCGCGACCGGCCGCATGAAGTTCGGGCGCAACCTGACCGAGTCGGAGATCCTCGACCAGGTCCTGCACTTCCGGCGCATCGAGCCGGTCGACCACCTCGTGTTCATGGGGATGGGCGAGCCGCTGCTCAACGTGGACAACGTCCTCGCGGCGGCGCGGCGGCTGCCGGACGTGGGGATCACGCACCGGCGCACGACGGTCTCGACCGTCGGCTGGCTGCCCGGCATCGGGAAGGTCACCGGCTGCGGGATGCCGCTGCAGATCGCGTTCTCCCTGCATGCGCCGGACGACGCGCTGCGCTCGGAGCTCATGCCGGTCAACGAGCGCTACCCGCTGGCGGACGTCCTCGCCGCGTGCCGGGCCCATCACGAGCAGACGAACCGCACGGTGTTCATCGAGTACGTGATGCTGGCCGGCGTCAACGACCGCTACGAGCAGGCGCTCGAGCTCGCCCGGCTCCTGGGCCCGGGCTACACGTTCAAGGTCAACCTCATCCCGTACAACCCGACGGACTCGGTGTACGAGGGCTCGTCGCGCGAGGCGATCGCGGCGTTCGAAGCGGTGCTGACCGAGCACGGCGTGCCGGCGACCGTGCGCCTGACCCGCGGCCGCGACATCGCGGCGGCGTGCGGGCAGCTCGCCGCCACGCGCTGA
- a CDS encoding pseudouridine synthase — protein sequence MRLSRYLAHGGVSSRRAAEELIRAGRVTVGGETVTDPARDVGEHSGVAFDGAPVRPAPRTVVYVLNKPRGVVSTAKDTHGRRTVVELVRTPARIYPVGRLDADSTGLILLTDDGELANRLTHPRFEVPKTYLATVARPPVREHELRKLREGVQLDDGRTTPARVRRISPTQLEITIHEGRKRQIRRMLDAVGHPVKELQRIAFGPLRLTDLAEGASRRLTPAEVEQLRRYAPDRGGAGGRAPRARR from the coding sequence ATGCGTCTCTCACGGTATCTCGCCCATGGCGGCGTCTCGTCCCGTCGCGCCGCCGAGGAGCTCATCCGCGCCGGGCGGGTGACGGTCGGCGGCGAGACCGTCACCGACCCCGCCCGCGACGTCGGCGAGCACAGCGGGGTGGCGTTCGACGGCGCGCCGGTCAGGCCCGCCCCGCGCACGGTCGTCTACGTGCTGAACAAGCCCCGCGGCGTCGTCTCCACCGCCAAGGACACCCACGGCCGCCGCACCGTCGTCGAGCTCGTCAGGACGCCGGCCCGGATCTATCCCGTCGGCCGTCTCGACGCCGACTCCACCGGCCTCATCCTGCTCACCGACGACGGCGAGCTCGCCAACCGGCTCACCCATCCCCGGTTCGAGGTCCCGAAGACCTACCTCGCCACGGTCGCCCGGCCGCCGGTGCGCGAGCACGAGCTGCGCAAGCTGCGCGAGGGTGTGCAGCTCGACGACGGCCGGACCACGCCGGCGCGCGTGCGGCGGATCTCGCCCACCCAGCTCGAGATCACGATCCACGAGGGCCGCAAGCGCCAGATCCGGCGGATGCTCGACGCGGTCGGCCACCCGGTGAAGGAGCTGCAGCGCATCGCCTTCGGTCCGCTGCGCCTCACCGACCTCGCGGAGGGAGCCTCGCGCCGGCTGACCCCCGCGGAGGTCGAGCAGCTGCGCAGGTACGCGCCGGATCGCGGCGGCGCGGGCGGCCGGGCGCCCCGAGCGCGCCGGTAG
- the aroH gene encoding chorismate mutase translates to MRLFALRGATTVDANEADRILAATTELMHEVLERNALRPDDVVSCIFTVTDDLDAAFPATAARHMGFERVPLICTREIPVPGSLPLVIRLLMHFHAAEDHDPQHVYLHDARSLRADLDAAQ, encoded by the coding sequence ATGCGCCTGTTCGCCCTGCGCGGAGCCACGACCGTCGACGCCAACGAGGCCGACCGCATCCTGGCCGCCACCACCGAGCTCATGCACGAGGTCCTCGAGCGCAACGCGCTGCGGCCCGACGACGTGGTCTCGTGCATCTTCACGGTGACCGACGACCTCGACGCCGCGTTCCCGGCGACCGCCGCCCGCCACATGGGCTTCGAGCGCGTCCCCCTGATCTGCACGCGCGAGATCCCGGTCCCCGGCTCGCTGCCGCTCGTCATCCGGCTGCTCATGCACTTCCATGCCGCCGAGGACCACGACCCCCAGCACGTCTACCTGCACGACGCGCGCTCGCTGCGCGCCGACCTCGACGCCGCCCAGTGA
- the hisC gene encoding histidinol-phosphate transaminase, with amino-acid sequence MSPSEFSGRVGRLPKYPAAPGYAWKGDIARMASNESPDPPLPEVLEAAQRALQDLNRYPDPSQGALRESLSDRYGVPVERIAIGNGGSDLLLAAGDALLDPGAEIVYPWPSFSLYPHMGTAAGATEVRVPLKDDYVDLDGLITEITAATRLVVVCNPNNPTSTALPLEEIEAFLERVPRHVWVLIDEAYCEYSLLGDPDDTIPLLRRFPNAALLRTFSKVYGLCGLRVGFVLCGSVDLCQALYSVRQPFSANAVAQAAAVEAIRHQDAVAQRVERAVAARLQLDAGLRRLGIEPLESHANFSWFRVGEPEQELAIVNALAERGVLVRSGTALGEPGFLRVTYGLPHENDRFLAELGTLL; translated from the coding sequence GTGAGCCCGTCCGAGTTCTCCGGCCGCGTCGGCCGCCTGCCGAAGTATCCCGCCGCCCCCGGCTACGCCTGGAAGGGCGACATCGCGCGCATGGCCTCCAACGAGTCGCCCGATCCGCCGCTGCCCGAGGTCCTCGAGGCGGCGCAACGGGCGCTGCAGGACCTCAACCGCTATCCCGATCCGTCGCAGGGCGCGCTGCGCGAGAGCCTGTCGGACCGCTACGGCGTGCCGGTCGAGCGCATCGCGATCGGCAACGGCGGCAGCGACCTGCTCCTCGCCGCGGGGGATGCGCTGCTCGACCCGGGCGCCGAGATCGTCTACCCATGGCCGTCGTTCAGCCTGTACCCGCACATGGGCACCGCCGCCGGGGCCACGGAGGTGCGCGTCCCGCTGAAGGACGACTACGTCGACCTCGACGGCCTGATCACCGAGATCACCGCGGCGACCCGGCTCGTCGTCGTCTGCAACCCGAACAACCCGACCTCGACCGCGCTGCCGCTCGAGGAGATCGAGGCGTTCCTCGAGCGCGTGCCGCGCCACGTGTGGGTGCTCATCGACGAGGCGTACTGCGAGTACTCGCTGCTCGGCGATCCCGACGACACCATCCCGCTGCTGCGCAGGTTCCCCAACGCCGCGCTCCTGCGCACGTTCTCGAAGGTCTACGGGCTGTGCGGGCTGCGGGTCGGCTTCGTCCTGTGCGGCTCGGTGGACCTCTGCCAGGCGCTGTACTCGGTCCGCCAGCCGTTCTCGGCCAACGCCGTCGCACAGGCCGCGGCCGTCGAGGCGATCCGCCATCAGGACGCCGTCGCCCAGCGCGTCGAGCGCGCCGTCGCCGCCCGCCTGCAGCTCGACGCCGGGCTGCGCCGCCTGGGCATCGAGCCGCTCGAGTCCCACGCGAACTTCTCCTGGTTTCGCGTGGGCGAGCCCGAGCAGGAGCTCGCGATCGTCAACGCGCTGGCCGAGCGGGGCGTTCTGGTGCGCTCGGGCACCGCGCTCGGCGAGCCCGGCTTCCTGCGCGTCACGTACGGGCTGCCGCACGAGAACGACCGCTTCCTGGCGGAGCTCGGCACGCTTCTGTAG
- the aroF gene encoding 3-deoxy-7-phosphoheptulonate synthase codes for MLIVMKQTATEDQVAAVVERIESVGARAHVSPGDELTLIGAIGDRDHVARLGLEGHAGVAQVVPILKPYKLASSQLRGGGRSTLEIAGRKVGGEHFALIAGPCTVESRDQLMTVAQVVKDAGAAMLRGGAYKPRTSPYSFQGLGQEGLRLLAEAKAATGLPIVTELMDVRDVEALAEVADVVQIGARNMQNYTLLSEVGRSGLPVMIKRGLSSTLEELLMSAEYVLKEGNENVMLCERGIRTFETAYRFTLDITAIPVLQELSHLPVIIDPSHAPGRRDWVAPLSLAAAAAGADGIIVETHPEPDEAICDGPQQIPTDTFSDYAQKVARAAELAGKVSTVTA; via the coding sequence ATGTTGATCGTGATGAAGCAGACGGCGACCGAGGACCAGGTGGCAGCGGTCGTCGAGCGCATCGAGAGCGTGGGGGCGCGCGCCCACGTCAGCCCCGGCGACGAGCTGACGCTGATCGGTGCCATCGGCGACCGCGACCACGTCGCGCGGCTCGGCCTCGAGGGCCATGCCGGCGTCGCTCAGGTGGTGCCGATCCTCAAGCCCTACAAGCTCGCCTCCTCCCAGCTGCGCGGCGGAGGACGCTCGACGCTCGAGATCGCCGGGCGCAAGGTCGGCGGCGAGCACTTCGCGCTGATCGCCGGGCCGTGCACCGTCGAGTCGCGCGACCAGCTGATGACCGTCGCCCAGGTCGTCAAGGACGCCGGCGCCGCAATGCTGCGCGGCGGGGCCTACAAGCCGCGAACGTCGCCGTACTCCTTCCAGGGCCTCGGCCAGGAGGGACTGCGGCTGCTCGCCGAGGCCAAGGCGGCCACCGGCCTGCCGATCGTGACCGAGCTCATGGACGTCCGCGACGTCGAAGCGCTGGCCGAGGTCGCCGACGTCGTGCAGATCGGCGCCCGCAACATGCAGAACTACACGCTGCTGTCCGAGGTCGGGCGCAGCGGCCTGCCGGTGATGATCAAGCGCGGGCTGTCCTCGACGCTCGAGGAGCTGCTCATGAGCGCCGAGTACGTGCTCAAGGAGGGCAACGAGAACGTGATGCTGTGCGAGCGCGGCATCCGGACGTTCGAGACCGCCTACCGCTTCACGCTCGACATCACGGCGATCCCGGTGCTCCAGGAGCTCTCGCACCTGCCGGTGATCATCGACCCGAGCCATGCGCCGGGCCGGCGCGACTGGGTGGCGCCGCTGTCGCTGGCCGCGGCCGCGGCGGGCGCCGACGGGATCATCGTCGAGACGCACCCGGAGCCCGACGAGGCGATCTGCGACGGCCCGCAGCAGATCCCGACCGACACGTTCTCCGACTACGCGCAGAAGGTCGCGCGCGCCGCGGAGCTGGCCGGCAAGGTCAGCACCGTGACCGCGTAG
- a CDS encoding prephenate dehydrogenase/arogenate dehydrogenase family protein, with product MRVAIVGTGLIGGSVGLAARHRLGAEVAGAGPEAPRAVELGAVDRACATIAEAVAGAEVVVVAAPLRDLVTSIGTVLDHAPADCVVTDVGSTKSGITHLVRDDQRFVGGHPLAGGEASGVEHAREDLFEGAVWYLTPRENTSGLLYERLYRVISGLGAAPAAIDADVHDRLMAAVSHLPHVLANVLVAQAIRALDDGETIPATGPSFRDATRVAGANPALWSDIMLSNREALVAQIDDVQRRLAEVRAALAAGDGDALGAFQATAAGERRALLETQLGGGAQRELHVPVLNRPGVIAELALRLGRAGINISDMALAPSPDMQQGEVTVWVAERDAARAAEILELDP from the coding sequence TTGCGCGTCGCGATCGTCGGCACGGGGCTCATCGGCGGGTCGGTCGGCCTGGCCGCCCGCCACCGCCTCGGCGCGGAGGTGGCCGGTGCGGGCCCGGAGGCGCCGCGCGCCGTCGAGCTCGGCGCCGTGGACCGGGCGTGCGCGACGATCGCCGAGGCGGTCGCCGGGGCCGAGGTCGTCGTCGTCGCCGCCCCGCTGCGCGATCTCGTGACGTCGATCGGGACGGTCCTCGACCACGCGCCGGCGGACTGCGTCGTCACCGACGTCGGCTCCACGAAGAGCGGCATCACGCACCTTGTGCGCGACGACCAGCGCTTCGTCGGCGGGCACCCGCTCGCCGGCGGCGAGGCGTCGGGCGTCGAGCACGCGCGCGAGGACCTGTTCGAGGGCGCGGTCTGGTACCTCACGCCGCGCGAGAACACCTCCGGCCTGCTCTACGAGCGCCTGTACCGGGTCATCAGCGGTCTGGGCGCGGCGCCGGCCGCCATCGACGCCGACGTCCACGACCGCCTCATGGCCGCGGTCTCGCACCTGCCGCACGTGCTCGCCAACGTCCTGGTCGCCCAGGCGATCCGCGCGCTCGACGACGGCGAGACGATCCCCGCCACCGGGCCCAGCTTCCGCGACGCCACCCGGGTCGCGGGCGCCAACCCCGCGCTGTGGAGCGACATCATGCTCAGCAACCGCGAGGCGCTCGTCGCCCAGATCGACGACGTGCAGCGCCGCCTGGCGGAGGTGCGCGCCGCGCTCGCGGCCGGCGACGGCGACGCGCTCGGCGCGTTCCAGGCCACCGCGGCCGGCGAGCGGCGCGCGCTCCTGGAGACCCAGCTCGGCGGCGGGGCGCAGCGTGAGCTGCACGTCCCCGTGCTCAACCGCCCGGGGGTCATCGCCGAGCTCGCACTCCGCCTCGGGCGCGCAGGCATCAACATCTCCGACATGGCACTCGCGCCGTCGCCGGACATGCAGCAGGGCGAGGTGACCGTCTGGGTCGCCGAGCGCGACGCCGCGCGCGCCGCCGAGATCCTGGAGCTCGACCCGTGA
- the aroA gene encoding 3-phosphoshikimate 1-carboxyvinyltransferase, whose translation MTTVRYEPSGRLRGSVAAPPDKSISHRAAIVGAMASEPVRITGYLDAADTNSTLAAVQALGARVDAKPDEIVIRGTGLREARSAPHPIDVGNAGTLMRLLPGWLAAQEGRRWTLDGDDSIRRRPVDRIAEPLRRMGADIEARDGRFPPFTVRGARLRAIHYELPVASAQVKSCVLLAGVAADGATTVTEPAPSRDHTERMLAAAGVAVQRHGRHVTVQCADELELDHIHVPGDPSSAAFAIAAGVIVPGSRLLVRNVGVNWTRTGFLRILERMGAIVVGDLEAPDDGSDPIVPTSEPVTDLDVTAGPLAGTVVEPDEVPLAIDELPLVGLLGCFAEGETVVTGAHELRVKESDRIAAVVTALNALGGDAEATEDGFVVRGTGGLRGGVVDSGGDHRMAMLGAVAGLASREGVEVLDMGAAAVSYPGFDADVRSLLRR comes from the coding sequence GTGACCACCGTCCGCTACGAGCCGTCGGGCCGCCTGCGCGGGAGCGTGGCCGCACCGCCGGACAAGTCGATCTCCCATCGCGCGGCGATCGTCGGCGCGATGGCGTCGGAACCCGTCCGCATCACCGGCTACCTCGACGCGGCCGACACGAACTCGACGCTCGCCGCCGTCCAGGCGCTCGGGGCGCGCGTCGACGCAAAGCCCGACGAGATCGTCATCCGCGGCACGGGGCTGCGCGAGGCGCGCTCGGCGCCGCACCCGATCGACGTCGGCAACGCGGGCACGCTCATGCGGCTGCTGCCCGGCTGGCTGGCCGCGCAGGAGGGGCGCCGGTGGACGCTCGACGGCGACGACTCGATCCGGCGGCGGCCGGTCGACCGCATCGCCGAGCCGCTGCGGCGCATGGGCGCCGACATCGAGGCGCGCGACGGCCGCTTCCCGCCGTTCACGGTCCGCGGCGCGCGCCTGCGGGCCATCCACTACGAGCTGCCGGTGGCCAGCGCCCAGGTGAAGTCCTGCGTGCTGCTCGCTGGCGTGGCGGCCGACGGCGCGACCACGGTGACGGAGCCCGCGCCCAGCCGCGACCACACCGAGCGGATGCTCGCCGCGGCCGGGGTGGCGGTGCAGCGCCACGGCCGCCACGTCACCGTGCAATGCGCCGACGAGCTGGAGCTCGACCACATCCACGTCCCCGGCGACCCGTCGAGCGCCGCGTTCGCCATCGCCGCGGGCGTGATCGTGCCCGGCTCGCGGCTGCTCGTGCGCAACGTCGGGGTGAACTGGACGCGGACCGGCTTCCTGCGGATCCTCGAGCGGATGGGGGCGATCGTCGTCGGCGACCTCGAGGCGCCCGACGACGGCAGCGACCCCATCGTGCCGACGTCCGAGCCCGTCACCGACCTCGACGTCACGGCCGGCCCGCTCGCCGGCACGGTCGTCGAGCCCGACGAGGTGCCGCTGGCCATCGACGAGCTGCCGCTCGTCGGGCTGCTCGGCTGCTTCGCCGAGGGCGAGACCGTCGTGACCGGCGCACACGAGCTGCGCGTCAAGGAGTCCGACCGCATCGCCGCGGTCGTGACCGCACTCAACGCGCTGGGCGGTGACGCCGAGGCGACCGAGGACGGCTTCGTCGTGCGCGGCACGGGCGGGCTGCGCGGCGGGGTCGTCGACTCGGGCGGCGACCACCGGATGGCGATGCTCGGCGCGGTGGCCGGGCTGGCGAGCCGCGAGGGCGTCGAGGTGCTCGACATGGGCGCGGCCGCGGTCTCCTATCCCGGCTTCGACGCCGACGTTCGTAGTCTCCTCCGACGATGA
- the cmk gene encoding (d)CMP kinase, with protein sequence MIVAIDGPAGAGKSTVARAAARALGFQYLDTGAMYRAAGLAADPVSADIRLEDGRVLLDGRDVTADIRTNEAGERASVVAARPEVREAMVAKQRAIMAAGDWVAEGRDIGTVVAPDARLKVFLTASPRERARRRAAELGTDVATVLADQTLRDERDRTRAASPLQAAPDAVELDTTGLSIDEVVARIGALVPS encoded by the coding sequence ATGATCGTCGCCATCGACGGCCCCGCGGGGGCCGGCAAGTCCACGGTGGCGCGCGCCGCGGCGCGCGCGCTCGGCTTCCAGTACCTCGACACGGGGGCGATGTACCGCGCCGCCGGGCTCGCCGCCGACCCGGTCAGCGCCGACATCCGCCTCGAGGACGGCCGCGTCCTGCTCGACGGCCGCGACGTCACCGCGGACATCCGGACCAACGAGGCCGGCGAGCGTGCCTCGGTCGTTGCCGCACGGCCCGAGGTGCGCGAGGCGATGGTCGCCAAGCAGCGGGCGATCATGGCGGCCGGCGACTGGGTGGCCGAGGGGCGCGACATCGGCACGGTCGTCGCGCCCGACGCGCGGCTGAAGGTCTTCCTGACCGCCTCGCCCCGGGAGCGCGCCCGCCGGCGCGCCGCCGAACTGGGCACCGACGTCGCCACCGTGCTCGCCGATCAGACGCTGCGCGACGAGCGCGACCGCACCCGCGCCGCCAGCCCGCTGCAGGCCGCGCCCGACGCGGTCGAGCTCGACACCACCGGGCTGAGCATCGACGAGGTCGTGGCGCGGATCGGCGCCCTGGTGCCGTCATGA
- the der gene encoding ribosome biogenesis GTPase Der, whose amino-acid sequence MKVAIVGYPNVGKSSLVNRLSGSRQAVVHETSGVTRDRNEVATEWNGRRFDLIDTGGVDFEDLDPLSGSIREQARAALADAEVAVLVVDAQAGVRPGDEEIADLLRRDRTPVVLAANKIDSVGSLPQAAEFWSLGLGEPIAVSAAQGLGAGDLLDRIVELLPEEEEAEEDEDVVRLAVIGRPNVGKSSLVNRFLGDQRVIVSDVAGTTRDAIDLPLEVEGRKVVLIDTAGMRRQSKVQESVEYYTALRSQRAAERADVALVICDATDGITAQDLRIAELAMGAKCATALVLNKWDTQKGTAEDPGGEIDLEHERARVAQKLRLRPRVLTASAQSGRGVQRVMTEALALGDRMHQRVPTPDFNRFLSEVVQIRQPPAKQGHRLKLIYGAQIGTAPPRFAIQVNSRNRVTRDYAYFIENRLRARYGFDGVPVIIDFTERKERRGAR is encoded by the coding sequence ATGAAGGTCGCGATCGTCGGCTATCCGAACGTCGGCAAGAGCTCGCTCGTCAACCGGCTCTCCGGGTCGCGCCAGGCCGTCGTGCACGAGACGTCCGGCGTCACGCGCGACCGCAACGAGGTGGCGACCGAGTGGAACGGGCGCCGGTTCGATCTGATCGACACGGGCGGCGTGGACTTCGAGGACCTCGACCCGCTGTCGGGCTCGATCCGCGAGCAGGCCCGGGCGGCGCTGGCCGACGCCGAGGTCGCCGTGCTCGTCGTCGACGCGCAGGCCGGGGTGCGCCCCGGCGACGAGGAGATCGCCGACCTCCTGCGCCGCGACCGCACACCGGTGGTCCTGGCGGCGAACAAGATCGACTCGGTCGGATCGCTGCCGCAGGCGGCCGAGTTCTGGTCGCTGGGGCTCGGCGAGCCGATCGCCGTCTCCGCCGCCCAGGGCCTCGGCGCCGGCGACCTGCTTGACCGCATCGTCGAGTTGCTGCCCGAGGAGGAGGAGGCCGAGGAGGACGAGGACGTCGTCCGCCTCGCGGTGATCGGCCGGCCGAACGTCGGCAAGAGCTCGCTCGTCAACCGCTTCCTGGGCGACCAGCGGGTGATCGTCTCCGACGTCGCGGGCACGACGCGCGACGCGATCGACCTGCCGCTCGAGGTCGAGGGGCGCAAGGTCGTCCTCATCGACACCGCGGGCATGCGCCGCCAGTCGAAGGTGCAGGAGTCCGTCGAGTACTACACCGCGCTGCGCTCGCAGCGCGCCGCCGAGCGCGCCGACGTCGCGCTCGTCATCTGCGACGCGACGGACGGGATCACCGCGCAGGACCTGCGCATCGCCGAACTGGCGATGGGCGCGAAGTGCGCGACCGCGCTCGTCCTCAACAAGTGGGACACGCAGAAGGGCACCGCGGAGGACCCCGGCGGGGAGATCGACCTCGAGCACGAGCGGGCCCGCGTGGCCCAGAAGCTGCGGCTGCGCCCGCGCGTGCTCACCGCCAGCGCCCAGAGCGGCCGCGGCGTCCAGCGGGTCATGACCGAGGCGCTCGCGCTCGGCGACCGCATGCACCAGCGCGTGCCCACGCCGGACTTCAACCGCTTCCTGTCGGAGGTCGTCCAGATCCGCCAGCCGCCCGCCAAGCAGGGCCACCGGCTGAAGCTGATCTACGGCGCCCAGATCGGCACGGCGCCCCCGCGCTTCGCCATCCAGGTCAATTCGCGCAACCGCGTGACGCGCGACTACGCGTATTTCATCGAGAATCGCCTTCGTGCCCGGTACGGATTCGACGGAGTCCCCGTCATCATCGACTTCACGGAGCGCAAGGAACGCCGCGGTGCCCGATGA
- a CDS encoding DUF3352 domain-containing protein has protein sequence MPDEVVRRRRRLALLAATALIVVIAVVAVLLTRGGASGAPIAEEAASLVPSDAIVYVHVSTDGDRGAVKDARKLAGSFDGYERLRDSVLSRLSVGGGGRSAVSPWLGDEMALALLGPQGETAGSLVLLSVRDRDKARAFVREGARRSGPSRTYKGVTLARYGAVYAAFIGDFLALGQQASLQQAIDLQQGRGEALARDATFAKLTTRLPSDRVADAYATADGLRRLLVPAGGALGVAGVVLDRPNLRGTAVAVQAEDPGLVLTVAADVPGRKAQPLDPALLSSVPKNALAYFGSRGLDQSAGRLLAAAGTSALGDLIRQGRRALGAEGARSVGEDLLALLERETAVVLLPGVPAPTLLVMAKTENEERTRAALKRLTDALPGLLPGGKVTQADGVTKVTSDQAELDATVSDGKLMISTGMVGIDAARSSNGGIEDADAFKATVPDARSGDVTSLVFLDFSQLLRLAEQTGLNDSRAYLAVKDDLTRVRAVGVRSTGEGEDTTSEIRFQIP, from the coding sequence GTGCCCGATGAGGTGGTCCGCCGGCGGCGCCGCCTCGCGCTGCTCGCGGCCACCGCGCTGATCGTCGTCATCGCCGTCGTCGCCGTGCTCCTGACGCGCGGCGGCGCGTCGGGCGCGCCCATCGCCGAGGAGGCCGCGAGCCTCGTCCCGTCCGACGCGATCGTCTACGTGCACGTCTCGACCGACGGCGACAGGGGCGCCGTGAAGGACGCCCGGAAGCTCGCCGGCTCGTTCGACGGCTACGAGCGTCTGCGCGACAGCGTGCTGAGCCGCCTGTCGGTCGGCGGCGGGGGCAGGAGCGCGGTGAGCCCGTGGCTCGGCGACGAGATGGCGCTCGCGCTGCTCGGGCCGCAGGGCGAGACGGCGGGCTCGCTTGTGCTGCTGTCCGTGCGCGACCGCGACAAGGCCCGCGCCTTCGTGCGGGAGGGCGCCCGGCGCAGCGGGCCGTCGCGCACGTACAAGGGCGTGACCCTCGCGCGCTACGGCGCGGTGTACGCGGCGTTCATCGGGGACTTCCTCGCGCTCGGCCAGCAGGCCAGCCTGCAGCAGGCGATCGACCTGCAGCAGGGCCGCGGCGAGGCGCTCGCCCGCGACGCCACCTTCGCGAAGCTGACGACGCGGCTGCCCTCCGACCGGGTCGCCGACGCCTACGCCACCGCGGACGGGCTGCGGCGCCTGCTCGTGCCCGCGGGCGGTGCGCTCGGCGTCGCCGGCGTCGTGCTCGACCGCCCGAACCTGCGCGGCACCGCGGTGGCCGTCCAGGCCGAGGACCCCGGCCTCGTGCTGACCGTCGCGGCCGACGTCCCGGGCCGCAAGGCGCAGCCGCTCGACCCGGCGCTCCTGAGCTCGGTGCCGAAGAACGCGCTGGCCTACTTCGGCAGCCGCGGCCTGGACCAGAGCGCCGGCCGCCTGCTGGCGGCCGCGGGGACGTCCGCGCTCGGCGACCTCATCCGGCAGGGGCGCAGGGCGCTCGGCGCGGAGGGGGCCCGCAGCGTGGGGGAGGACCTGCTGGCGCTGCTGGAGCGCGAGACGGCCGTCGTCCTGCTGCCCGGCGTGCCCGCGCCGACGCTGCTCGTCATGGCGAAGACCGAGAACGAGGAGCGCACGCGGGCGGCGCTCAAGCGGCTCACCGACGCGCTGCCGGGACTGCTGCCGGGCGGCAAGGTCACGCAGGCCGACGGCGTCACGAAGGTCACCTCCGACCAGGCGGAGCTCGACGCCACCGTGAGCGACGGCAAGCTGATGATCTCCACCGGAATGGTGGGAATCGACGCCGCGCGCAGCTCCAACGGCGGCATCGAGGACGCCGACGCGTTCAAGGCGACCGTCCCGGACGCCAGGAGCGGCGACGTCACGTCGCTAGTCTTCCTCGACTTCAGCCAGCTCCTCAGGCTCGCGGAGCAGACCGGCCTCAACGACTCACGCGCCTACCTCGCGGTCAAGGACGACCTGACCCGGGTGCGCGCCGTCGGGGTTCGGTCCACCGGCGAGGGGGAGGACACGACTTCGGAGATCCGCTTCCAGATCCCATGA